The genome window CTCCTTTTCTACAGgttgaacaaccccagctccctcagcctaATAGAACATGCACTCCAAATATATGCATCTAtacatctatatctatatctatatctatatttatatatatccGTGTGTTCCTGGGGCAATGCATTTTAAGGCAAAATTGGGGCTGCAATCATGGCTGAGCACCTGCGAATGGCCCCATGGGGCCAAGCTGCCCGTGCAGCCCGAAAGCTGCAAGCAGTGTCTGGGCCTGCAGTGGGGGATCAGGGCAGGGATctgggcagggagctggtggctgggctctggcagggatGTGGTAGTGTGGGGAGGTGGAGACGGAGACAGGAGAGCGAGAGAAGGCAGGCAAAGCATGCCAGGTGATGTGAGCCAAGGGAACAAGGTGGAGGACCGAGAGATGCTGTCCCTCAGGCCACCATGGCATTTCCACAGTGTCTGCTGGGTCCCAGAGAGGTGCCAGATCCCATCTCCCCAACCTGTGATTCCTCCATGCTTCTCACCCTGTTCAGTTCTCTGTGGGCTGTCCTTCTGGGGCCGATGTGGCTGGGGGACTTCCTCCTGCAGGCAGCGGCTGCCCCTCCTCTGTGGTTCCTGGCACACAGTCCACGGCAGCCGCTGTGTCAGCCTCACCAGTGGAAGGCTCGGGGGATGGTGGGGCATCTCGGCTGTGGCGGGGTGCTGGCTGCggagggagcggcggcgggaTGGAGGGGGCTCGGCTGGGCGCTGTGCGTCGTGGCAGGGCTTTGGGGCTGgctgcctgggcaggagctgtgctccgGGGCTGCGTCACAGGCGGTGGTGGCATTGCGGGTCGGGCCGGAGCTGGGCGTTTGCCTGAAAAGAAAGCTGAGGTGGGCTGGGCTCCTCTCCACTGGGGTCTCTCCAAAGGGCGGAGGGGGCTGCAGTGCTAGCCATGGGTCAGGCAGGGGTCTGCAGACAGGTGGTGGGACAAATTGCCCCTTGCCCAGCTCTTGTCCTGAAGACAAAAACACACACCAGCTTTTCTGGGggcttttccctcttcccttcatAAAGGGCCACGAGCTTTGACACCTCTTTACCAGAGGTGTTCAACCCAACACTGGAGGACATACTTCATCCATCCCACAGCCCCATCTTGGCTGGATCCTGGCCATGCTGACCTGGCCAGAGGCCTTTCCCCTCATTTGGTGACAAGGACATCCCCAGTGCCCACTTGTGTGGGGAACAGCAGGAGGATGACTAAACCACAGGAGGTGGCATTGGGGGGTGTAATTTCCCAAGCAGCTGGGGCGCCCTAACCTTTGCGGGTGCTGTTGTCAGTCACCACTGGAGCTGGTGGCCCTGCAGCTTCAGGAGATGGCCTGGGCAGTCCTGGGGATGCTGGCTGGGACCTGGCGTCAAGGTCCCTGGAGGTGCTGTGCAGAGAACAAGGCAAGTCAGGCTTTGGTTGGGCATGGTGGTCCTGGCTGTGAGGCACCTTGCAGCCACCTGTGAGGGTAAGGCCCtggtgtgggatgggatggagggaggacatggggagagctgggacagccAGAGCCTCTAGCTTCCATCAGACTTACGCCTCTCCATCCAAAAAGGTGGGGGTGCTGGCTGGAGGGGTTGCAGGAGTTGGCTCTTCCACTGGGGCAGCCTTGCAAAATCTGGTGTTTGTGGGCGGCATGAACATGCCTGAGACATTGAAATCTACCTCTGGGtgaagagaaaggaagacaTCCTGTGAGGAAGCACTTGTCACCCAGAGCAATGACCCCACAGCAGGGAGccagagcagcctcctgctTCTCTCCTCCTGGAGATGGAGAAgtgttcctttcccttcctcttcctgtcACTCTCTGCTGCGGCCACCAAGTGACGCCCTGGCCCTACCTCCGGGGAAGAGAGTGTCCACGTTCTGGATGAGGGCTTCCACCACAGCCTGGATGGAGGAGACCGAGGCCAAGTCCAGTTGCATGGGGTCTCTGAGAGACAGGGGTGAGGGAAGCATCAGAAAAAGGGTTTGGGGGTATTAACCccaaatgggtttttttgttcattcCACAGGGGTCAGGGTCTGAAGGGAAGGTAGCCCAGCCAAGGGCTATGGCAACTTGGGTGATGGGCCTTTTTCCCTGTCCTGGGAACCCTGGTTTGGTGTTGGAGGCCAGTGGTGTTGAAAGCCACCCATGTCACAAGTGCTTTGGGTCTCAGCCCCCTCCTCTACTACTTTGCAGAGTGGCTAAGGGGACATGTGCTTGGTGAGGGGACGTGCAACCTGGGGAACatgggaacaagggacaggactTGAGGATGGAAGAGGTGTAAGTGCTTTAGACCAGCCTGAAGGCTGCTGGATCAGCCTTTGCCATGGCATTTGCACCAGCTGGGGCTAGGAAGCTGCCTCGCACCCCTTCAAACCAGACCTTACCCTGTGCTCTGCTGCGACCACAGCAGGTTTGGGCCCAGCACAATGGCAATGTTGCTGGGAGTCATTTTATTCACCTCCTGGTGTTCAGCCAGCTTGGCTAAAAACTTGATCAGATACCTGTGGGGTGAAAGGAGGGCAGGGGTTTAGtaggcagggatttggggaggaaaTGGCTACCCCTGGTGATTGCTTGGGGCTGAAGAAGCCCTGTTCTGACAAAATACCTGAGATTGTTGTAGCTGTCCTGGGGCAGGTGGCTGCAGGTGTCTCGCAGGCTCTGCACGCGGCTGTCAATGTCCTTTAAACTGTAAGAGAGAAGGAGGAACAGAGAGCTCGGCCTGttccctgtggcacagagggacacagtGGACGAGGAAGGCCAGTGTTGGCTGCCCCGTGCAGGCCATAGCCCTGGAGATGGAGATGTCCTGCTTTACTGGGCAGTGAAGGCAGGCATCCACAGAGGCTCTGTGTCCGTATCTCCCCAAATGAGACAGAGCACCCCTGCTCCAAGTCCTGGGAAGGATGGAAGGGGTTGACTGGGGGCTTTTTGAGACCTGCCAGGGATTTCCACCCCAGTGCCTGGACCCACCTGGCCACTTTGACCCATTCATCATAGAGTTCAAATGTCATCaaaggctggggcagctcccgCAGGTAGGACTTCAGTGCACCTGGGAGGAGAGGGGCAGCAGTGGAGCTGATGGCAGCTGAGGGATGGCAGGGACTGCCCAGTCATGTCCACCCACCCTGCCTTGGTGGCACTCACCAGCGACAGCATGGGGGTCTGAGTAAAACTCCTCCAGAGCATTGGAGCCGCTGGCCAAGCTGTTCTTCAGCTTCCTCAGCACTGAGGCGCCTGCTGCCAGCCGGAAGAGTCCCTGGGGATGGGATGAAGTGGGAAGGGATGCATTTTGAGTTTGGGAGGAGTGCATCTGGGGGAAGAAAGGTGATGAGGGGGTCTGGAGCACTCCCTACCTCCTCCTTCATGCCGGAAGCCAACAGCATCATGACACAGGCCTCGATGGGGAGCGCAATCTCCCGGCCCAAGCTCTTGAGGTGTGTCTCTAGGGACACACCATAGTACCCTACCACTGGGGTGTCTGTCGTGAAGGAAGGTTctggaagaagaaggaaaatgtcaaGAGGGATAGGGATGGTGGACACTGGCACCATCCAGCATTTGGCCATGGCGACATCCTTGTCCAAGGCGAACTTGACTGGCTACAGGCAGAGGCAGGACAGCCCATGTCAAGCTGCGATCCCCAACCTACCAGCCCAATATGGTAGGCAGCAGCAGGTGTAGGGAGGGAAAATGAGCCTTTTCCAGCTTTGCTGGCCACACTTGTATCCCCCGGGCTCAACTGCAGCCCTTGCCAGGCTGCATGGAGAGCCAGAGGGTACCTGTCTGTCCGTGGCTTTCTCTCAGCTCTGCTAGAGCTGAGTCCAGAGATTCCAGTGACTGCCGGTGGTACTGGGCTTGGATTTCCAATAGCTGCCAGACAAAGGACAGGCAAACAGTTGGCACCAGCCCCTCTCAGAGAGGTGCCCATTCCCAGGACATTGCACTCACATGAAGACAGGGCAAAGAGGGAGCTGCAAGGGGAGCCCACCTGGGGTCCATGGGACTATGTCTGTAGTAAGGGGTAGAGGGCAGATTGGAGAGGGGTATCTTCAGGACAGGCTGCTTGTTTGCACTTGGTGCTAGTGGTGGCATTAACCTGTAATGGCTGGAGCAAGGCCAGCTATAGCCATCTGCTGATGCTGTGATCTGtctcctgcactgcctgggggCACTTGGTGTGGATGGGGGCAAGGCTGGGCTCAGACATGCTGCAGTCGACATTCACACATGGGAGAAGTGAGACAGAGGACTTACTTTGATGAAGTAGCTGGCGTAGATGTCCTCTTTGGTGGAGAAGTGGTAGAGGTCAGCCATGTACTCGTCCTGGGAATGGAGATACAAAGAAGAGCAATCAATCttccatcccctccctggcacccaAGGAAGAGGAGACGCCTTCATGAAGCCCTTTCATCTGGTCTGTGAGTGGTCTAGACAGGGTCTCTGGGGGGAGTGgggctttctccttgcttcCATTAGTTGTGTTTGGGTAGTGGCAGCAACCTGCCCCATGATCAAAGTCCTGGCACAAGTGGCTCAGGAACAAGAGGTCTCTGCACCTTCAGCTCCAGTGAGCTCACGAGCTCTGCCAGACGAGGTGCTGGGCTTTTCAGAGACACAGGGCAGAAGTGGAGAAAGCTGATGGGAAACCTCCCTGCCACCCATGACAGATCTTAGCTCAGCTGTTTTCCAGTTTGAGGGGACCCCATATGCTCCCTGATTTAGCCCCTGGACCatcctctctgcagcagcttgcACTTTGAATTCctttactctttttcttccctggatTTGGGCCATCTCCCTATTTCTGCTTGAGGGGCCCATTTGCTTTCAGAGGGCAGGACATGCTGGCTGGCTGCAGTCCATCTCAGCGTGGGGTCACGTCAGACAAGACTGGTGGAGGCGAGCAGGTCTGCAGCCCTGGAGTTGATCCATAGGGGAGACCAAATGACCATCTCACCTTGCACTGCTCCACCTTCCTCTtcacctcttcctcttcttccttcaaGATCTCCAGTTTGTTGGCAGCAGAGGATGCCCCTGggccagcaccagctccagtGCTGTTACTGGAACTCTTGGCAGCTTGGTTCAGCCTTTGGGGTGGGAAAGAAGAGGCGCATTTATGGTCTCAGTGCCAGGAATGTTGGGTAGAACAGGTGTGCAGACTTCCAGAGAAATGTGGCATAGCAAGGGTTGGAACGAGGTGATCTCAGTGTCCCAAGCAGCACTAGGGCACTTTGCTGCCTttagcagcagagctgcccttctCTCTGGTGCTATGGAATCAGCATctgagcccagagcaggatgcACCTACACACAGGAGCTAGCTGGGTGCTCCTGAAGAGCTATTGAAAATTGACTCTCCAGGGCAATTATCCTCCTCTCTCCCCCAACCTGTCTGGGGGATGTGCTCTGTATGTCCTAGtcctccagggctgcagtgtgCCCCATACCGGCTCTTGATTGTGTTCCAGTCAGAAATCAACTTCTGGAGGGTCTTCTTGTGCTTCAGGATGGTGGGGAGCTCTTCCTGGGGGAGAGAGGGCCAGAGTGAGTGGGGGAGGCCTGGGAACACAGGAAGGAGTGGTGAAATTGGAAAGTGGAGGCAGTAGAGCAGCAAGGACTACCTCACTGAGCTTGTTGAGTGGCTGCAGGACATAGTGCTCCAGGGCAATCTCAAACTCAGCCATGATTTTGGCCAGTGAGCTCTGTATGCAGCAACCCATCTCCAGGGCTTTCCTGCATGGGACAGAGATGAAATGACTGCGGGCTGGAGCCATGCTCCTCTCTGACCCAACATCCCCACTGTACCTGTACCTACGTGGGaccctgagccagctcctggccctACTCTGCAATTGGAGGCTGAAGATGCTGGCTGTCCCTTCTCCCAGTGCAACACTGGTGTTTGCTCTGGGGACATGGTTTGAGCCATGGCAGCCCCTCAGCCAAGACAGGGTCACTACCAGGATCTGGCATCTTTTGGGGTCACCCTGGCACTTTCTCCCACCAGTACTTACCCAAGGCTGGACTCTGTGTCCAGTTCCTTGAAGCTCTCAGCCATCGCCATGGACAGAGCCATCAAGGGCAACTTCTTCTGCACAGAAGCAAGGATTTGGGAGAGAAGTGGTGACACCACTGTGCCTGGCCACACTGTGGTGCTCCTCACCACAGGGCACCATGGGTGCCAGAGTTCATGGGGGTTTGGGAAGGAACAAAGACAGCAAGGGCTTTGGAGGTTTATTCAATGCAAAGACACTGTCTCTCAGGAGTGTCCCAAATTAGTGATAGGTTGAGAGGgttgccctgctctgctcatccCAGGCACATGCTGGAGGCCACTGCTAACAATGGGACCTGGGCTTGGCATAGCTTTGGGCCACCCTTCAGCAAAGCTGGCAAAGCAGGGGGCTGGCATCCCTGTTGCTGACAAGGGATAAAGCTGGGGTGAGCACAGGCTGCAGTGGGGAGATTTTTCTCACCACTCGCTTGTCCATCTCAGAGCCAcactgtccctgcaggcaggcTTGGAGCCTCTTGGACACACTGTGAGCTGCTCGCTTGGCTGGCTCAATCCTCTGCTCAATCTGGGGGCAGAAAAATGGGACTGGGGAAGCTGTTTTGTCAACCATGGGCACCTCAAGGCCATTTCCCCACTATCCAGCTCTGGGTGAGGGATGGCCTGCTGTGTTGGGTTTGCATGGGctggtttttggtagcagggAGGGCCACtgaggtggcttctgtgagaagctgccagaagcttccaccatgtccagcagagccaatccctgatggctctggaGATGGACATGCTCGTGGCCAAGCCTGGGCCTATTAGAGATagtggtaatgcctctgtgaaaacatatttaagaagaaaatcaaaacaaagtggggACACTGTTTTTTCCTagccagagaagagaaggatgtGAGAACATGGGAGGGAAACAACATGGAGActccaaggtcagtggagaagaaggggaggaggtgctccaggcactggagctgagattcctctgcaggctgtggtgagaccatggtgaagcagctgtgctctCGCAGCCCACGGTGATCCACGTGGGgacagagatccacctgcagcctgtggggatccatgggggatgcagagacccacctgcagcccatgggggagGTGCTCACGCCAGAGtgggtggatgcctggaggaggctgtgatccagtgggagaccTGGTGGAGAGAGGGGgcccctgcttccaggctggagcagctggtcCTTGGAGAACTGTACTccatggaagagtgacccatgctgcagcagttttgggaggactgctgCTCATGAGAtttggagccaggctggagaagtCACGGAGAGCTCATGTCTcccgtgggagggaccccacggtgtagcagagcagcagaaggactcctctccctcaGTAGCAGAAGATCTTCGGTGATGAACTGACAAAAacccccacagcctgtcccctgCACTgccagtgggaaggagggaagggttgggggaagaaaaggtgtttttaagggcttattttacttctcattatcctctgattttattagcaataaattcactttgtacCTCTAAGtggagcctgttttgcccttggagtgttttctccTGGTCCTTAACTCATGAAGCCttcattacatttttctctcctctgcccagctgtggcaggggaggatGAGTGAGCAACTTTCGTGGGTACATGAcatttggccagtgtcaaaccacgacacctGCCCAGCATCctgccacagcccagagcaTCTGGTCCAGTGAAAAGGGAGCACAACTCCTGATCAGGATTCATCCCTCtgtgagcagctgggaaagCCCTTCCTGGTAGCAGAAGCCTGCCAATCCCTTAACACCATGGTCCTGAAATCACCCTCTGGCACATGGGCAGATCCCAGCCCCATGACTTGGATGTGCTGGCAGGGCAAATGGCAGCCAGGAGCGGGGCAGGTTCCCACGCTCAGGCACAAGCAGACACATGCCTGCTGGCCCAGCC of Vidua macroura isolate BioBank_ID:100142 chromosome 5, ASM2450914v1, whole genome shotgun sequence contains these proteins:
- the SH3BP1 gene encoding SH3 domain-binding protein 1 translates to MMKRQFNRMRQQLSHPNITIRAQEATELLSEDLLQIEQRIEPAKRAAHSVSKRLQACLQGQCGSEMDKRVKKLPLMALSMAMAESFKELDTESSLGKALEMGCCIQSSLAKIMAEFEIALEHYVLQPLNKLSEEELPTILKHKKTLQKLISDWNTIKSRLNQAAKSSSNSTGAGAGPGASSAANKLEILKEEEEEVKRKVEQCKDEYMADLYHFSTKEDIYASYFIKLLEIQAQYHRQSLESLDSALAELRESHGQTEPSFTTDTPVVGYYGVSLETHLKSLGREIALPIEACVMMLLASGMKEEGLFRLAAGASVLRKLKNSLASGSNALEEFYSDPHAVAGALKSYLRELPQPLMTFELYDEWVKVASLKDIDSRVQSLRDTCSHLPQDSYNNLRYLIKFLAKLAEHQEVNKMTPSNIAIVLGPNLLWSQQSTGDPMQLDLASVSSIQAVVEALIQNVDTLFPGEVDFNVSGMFMPPTNTRFCKAAPVEEPTPATPPASTPTFLDGEATSRDLDARSQPASPGLPRPSPEAAGPPAPVVTDNSTRKGKRPAPARPAMPPPPVTQPRSTAPAQAASPKALPRRTAPSRAPSIPPPLPPQPAPRHSRDAPPSPEPSTGEADTAAAVDCVPGTTEEGQPLPAGGSPPATSAPEGQPTEN